From the genome of Solibacillus sp. FSL H8-0538:
GTCTTCTTGATTTCAATTCTTCTTTTCATTGGATCCATCAGCATTTACTTTGTCATTCCAAAAGGTGCAGTTGACAACTCTTCTGCTGACTATGTTGTGGCAACGCTGAGTTATCCGAATGATACACCCATTGAAAAAGTAAAGGAAAAGACGATTGAACTTGAATCCTCTATTCTAAAACTGGATGAGGTTCAGTATGTATTTTCACAGGTAGGTTCTCCAGCTGAAGCCGCTCGATATGGATATATTGGATCACCGACAGAAGCATCCTTCAGTATTTTATTGGACGATAAAAAGGATACTGATTTAATTGTGAAAGAAATGGAAAAGAAAAAAGATCAATATCCTGATGCCCTTTTAGAAGTAACCGCAGCCTCCTTTATGATGGGGGGAGCAAGTACAAATATCACCATTGATGTCGTCGGTGATAATTTAACGGAGCTTGAAGAAGTGGCAACTAACATTAAAGAAACAGTACAGAACATTGAGGGCGTAGTGGAAGTAACGACCAATCTAGATGAAAAGAAAAAGGTATACTCTCTCATGGTGGATCCAACAAAAGGAAACACGGAACAAATCGCACAGCAATTGGGCGTGATGTTAAATAAGACACCAATTGGAACGATACGTTTAAATGACAAGCAAAAAACTGTATTCCTGGAACCTTTGCTTGATACGGAAACACCTGAAGACTTGGAGAATATACCCGTCATGACCAATACTGGTCTTGTACCTGTATCAACCATCGCTACGCTACGAGCTGAAGAGCGTTCAACCAACCAATATCATAAAGATGGGGAAACCTACCTTCGAGTTACGGCATCTGTTGAACCTGCAAAGCTATCTGAAATCTCAAGTAAAGTCAATCTAGAGCTTTTCGGCGATAAAAATGACAATGATGGGATGGATCTTCCTGAGAATGTCGAGGTCCTAGTCGGTGGAGCAAGTAGCCAACAGGCAGAAGATTTTACAGATTTATTTCTTATTATGCTTGTTTCAATTGGGATTGTATTTTTAATTATGGTCATCACATTTAAGTCGATACGAGCACCAATCGCCATCCTTTGCTCTCTGCCACTTGCTGCGATTGGCGCCATTTTAGGAATCGTCATCAGTCGCATTTCCGTTGATATTACAGCACTTCTTGGCGCATTAATGCTAATTGGTATCGTAGTAACAAATGCGATTGTACTTTTAGACCGAGTCAAACAGAATGAACAAAAAATGATTATTCGTGATGCACTTGTTGAGGCAACAGCAACGAGGATGAGACCGATATTCATGACGGCCATTGCAACGATCTGTGCGATGCTTCCACTATTAATGAAACAAGCCGAAACAGGAAGCTTAGTATCACAAAGTCTCGCTATTGTTGTTATTGGTGGATTAGCCATGGACACACTTCTGACTTTGATTGTGATTCCATGTATATATGAATTACTTTATTTTAAAAAATCTAAGAAACAGCGAATGAGCCAACTAACTGACCAAGATACATGAGTATCGTATAAAGGTCTTTGTAGTAAAAATAGGTGGGAATACAAATAGGGATATTGAACAAGAGTTGACCTCTTGTTCAATATCCCTTTAAGTAATAATAAATTTTGTGAGTGCCTGACACAAACCCTCAAATTTTGTGTGTACCTGGCTCCTATTTTATCTAGGTCCGTCTCGATCCAAAATAGCTGATGTGTTCTCGTCATGAAAAGTATTTAATTTTGTCGTTGAACTGTCTACCTTGGCATTTTTATTTAGCTCATCTAAAGGAATGATATCCGTTGTTTGTACTTCCGCTGCATGTGTAAGTAATGCTTTGCTATCATTTTGCGAAAATCCAAATGCTCCCTTTACTTGCTGGATTGTCTTTTCTTCTTGATTGGTTTTCGAATTCTCCTTCACCTTTTTCACACCTCCTCTTTTTAGGATGTGTGTTTCTTTAATCATTATGTAAAAAACATCTCAGCTACTTGTTAATCGCTAAATTGGCTCCTTAAATTTTGTGCGTGCCTGGCACAAACCATATCTGAGTGCTGGGTACCTAATCTCAGAAAATCACGCTTGCTCTTATGACATTGGCTTCCGCTTCGGCTCTATTGAATAGTGTTATAGAGCTGCTTGTTTCCAAATGTTCTCTGTTTAATAGGATGAAGTCACCCTCTTCTAGATCGATAGCTGCCTGGTCGCCGATCGTTATATGAACCGGGCCGTTGATGCAATAAAAAGCTTCAGCTATTTGATGTCCATCCGGATTTTTTGGATTGACTGTTTCGTGATAACCGCCTTTTTCTACCGTTATGGCTTCAAGGTCTCCGCTACAGCCCTCCGCCAGCATAAGATTGAAATCTCTTACTTTGCCAAAGCTTCGAGTAGTCCATCCTCCATTGAAGCGATCTTGTTCATAAGGCTTTAAATGTACGTGATGATGCCCTTCATGCTTTAGCGTCATTTCCCCATCAATGACCATAATTAATCTGTTTATATCCGGGAGAGGGGTGAACACAGACTCTTCAAATTCAACGATAGCTGAACTAATTCTCCACTTAAAGTTCCGCTCTGTATAATCTGCATCCTCAGGATAAATGGCTAGCTGCGTAGTGAGCCCACCTGACCACTCATTGGTCGTTTGTTCATTTTTTCTAATCAGTTGTATTGAATACGGCATATTTTACATTCTCCTTCTCTCATTCTGGATACCTGTACATTAACCCATTCCGGTAATACAGTGCAATTATTTGAATTTTGTATTGAAGTTTCGTAAGCCCGTAATCAAATAACGCATATATATGACAGGCACCTCCCGGTACGATAGATATATCAAATAAGGGAGGTGTTTTCTATGCCAACAACTAAACTAACAATTGTCCCCGTGTCGCTAGACCCTATCATTGACGAATCTTCATTTACAAATTCACCGCAATCTCCTTCTGATCCAAGCTGCGTAATTAAAACAGCTACCGCAGTAATCTCTTTCTTCAATGGCGTAGATGAGCACATCATCCAAACGATCGTGAAGGAGCTGAATAATCAATGAAGCATGATTTTACGAGCGTGCAGAACATCTACATTATTTGCGGTAAGACCGATATGCGTAAAGGTATTGACGGTCTCGCAACACTCATTCAGGATTCTTTTAAACTTGATCCATATAGTGATTCCATCTTCTTATTTTCTGGAACGAGTAAAGACCGTTATAAATGTTTGTATTTTGATGGAGATGGCTTCGCCATGCTTTATAAACGATTAGATAATGGCAAACTGCAATGGCCAAAAGATGAAAAGGAAGTACGTAACCTTTCACAAAAGGAACTTCGCTGGCTGTTAGAAGGTTTATCGCTTCAGCAGCCAAAAGCGATTGCGAAATCTGCAAAAGGTGTCTTTTAAACCCACCTATTAAGGTGGTATAATCATCCATAACTTATACTGAACGGAAATGTGGTGAATGATTTGACGAACGTTTCTCCTAAGCAAGAAAATCAAAATGAACGATTAATTCGAATGCTTGAGCAACAATTAGCTCAGTCAAATCGACAAATCGAAGCGTTGACTGAACAAGTTCGCCAATTAACCAAGGCTTTATACGGTTCAAAATCGGAAAAATCAAAGTATAAAGCACCAGACGGACAAGGTTCTTTATTCGAAGACGATCCGTCTTTTAGCGATTCTGAGCAGACAGAAGAACAAAGCACGGCAATGATTACGTATACCGTTGTCCGTAAATTACATAAGAAAAAACGGAATGATTCTTTTCGTGACGGGATTGAAATAGAAGAAATTCACCATCATCCTGAAAACACGCAATGTGACTGTTGCCTTGGTCAAATGACCGAAGCTGGTACGACCATTGCGCGTGAGGAAGCAAAATTCATTCCGGCTACAATGAAGCGTGTTCAACATATTGAACACGCTTATGAGTGTAGGCATTGTAAAAAAGATACTACTCAAAAAGCGCAGATGAAACGTGGAAAAGCACCGCAAGCTGCCATTCAACGTAGCATTGCAGGACCTACTGTTTTAGCAAAACTCATCTACGATAAGTTCATCCAGTACTTACCTCTTTACCGCCAGGTGAAGGAGTGGGACCGATTTGGTCTGCTTACCAATGACAAAAACTTATCGAATTGGGTCATTCGTGCAGCAGAAGATTGGCTTCTACCGGTTTATGAGCAGATGAAGCAGACATTAACAGCAAAATCTGTTCTGCATGTGGACGAAACGTATGCGCAAATTATTAAACGATCAGATGGTAAATCAGGTCAATCGAATGCCTACAATTGGGTGTTCCGAAGCGTGCCAAGCCAAGGACCAATCATCGTTCTTTTCCAAAGTGCTTTATCGAGAAGTCGTTCTGTATTAGAAAACTTTACAGCTGGCTTTAAAGGAACCGTGATTTGTGATGGATATTCTGCATACGGCAAT
Proteins encoded in this window:
- a CDS encoding cAMP-binding protein, which codes for MKENSKTNQEEKTIQQVKGAFGFSQNDSKALLTHAAEVQTTDIIPLDELNKNAKVDSSTTKLNTFHDENTSAILDRDGPR
- a CDS encoding HutD/Ves family protein; the protein is MPYSIQLIRKNEQTTNEWSGGLTTQLAIYPEDADYTERNFKWRISSAIVEFEESVFTPLPDINRLIMVIDGEMTLKHEGHHHVHLKPYEQDRFNGGWTTRSFGKVRDFNLMLAEGCSGDLEAITVEKGGYHETVNPKNPDGHQIAEAFYCINGPVHITIGDQAAIDLEEGDFILLNREHLETSSSITLFNRAEAEANVIRASVIF
- the tnpB gene encoding IS66 family insertion sequence element accessory protein TnpB (TnpB, as the term is used for proteins encoded by IS66 family insertion elements, is considered an accessory protein, since TnpC, encoded by a neighboring gene, is a DDE family transposase.), whose protein sequence is MKHDFTSVQNIYIICGKTDMRKGIDGLATLIQDSFKLDPYSDSIFLFSGTSKDRYKCLYFDGDGFAMLYKRLDNGKLQWPKDEKEVRNLSQKELRWLLEGLSLQQPKAIAKSAKGVF
- the tnpC gene encoding IS66 family transposase — translated: MTNVSPKQENQNERLIRMLEQQLAQSNRQIEALTEQVRQLTKALYGSKSEKSKYKAPDGQGSLFEDDPSFSDSEQTEEQSTAMITYTVVRKLHKKKRNDSFRDGIEIEEIHHHPENTQCDCCLGQMTEAGTTIAREEAKFIPATMKRVQHIEHAYECRHCKKDTTQKAQMKRGKAPQAAIQRSIAGPTVLAKLIYDKFIQYLPLYRQVKEWDRFGLLTNDKNLSNWVIRAAEDWLLPVYEQMKQTLTAKSVLHVDETYAQIIKRSDGKSGQSNAYNWVFRSVPSQGPIIVLFQSALSRSRSVLENFTAGFKGTVICDGYSAYGNLPDVTFANCWAHVRRYWLKADSRNGQIGVDYCDQLYHLERQFKHLSPGKRRKARQKHSKPIVEKFLKWVDESPFFGKNALAKAAEYTLNRVHGLKAFLLDGRIEIDNNPAENAIRPNVIGRKNWLFSVSEAGAKANAICLSLAETAKANGIDFYQYLVTLMTELPNLPIHQQPQILINYMPWSKNIQATCAK